One Amaranthus tricolor cultivar Red isolate AtriRed21 chromosome 1, ASM2621246v1, whole genome shotgun sequence DNA window includes the following coding sequences:
- the LOC130800663 gene encoding early nodulin-like protein 6, producing the protein MCSSKGLSVFVFVFLLLLHGNCIEFEVGDTNNLTKGWQVPPLNHPHVYNQWAQNNRFKVNDTLHFTYKKDSVMVVTDSEYDKCKCSQPLYFSNNGDTRVVLDRPGLFFFMSGVTGHCERGQKMIVKVLDVETPPQSHHKNAALRLIQMKPIMIGYFLLYFTLSFILDFIDFIKFFEQVLYEIFLL; encoded by the exons ATGTGTAGTAGTAAAGGTTTATCAGTATTTGTGTTTGTATTCCTTCTTTTATTGCATGGAAACTGCATTGAATTTGAAGTTGGTGAtacaaacaatttaacaaaaggATGGCAAGTTCCTCCTTTAAACCACCCTCATGTCTACAACCAATGGGCTCAGAATAACCGTTTCAAGGTCAATGATACCCTCC ACTTCACGTACAAGAAAGACTCGGTAATGGTGGTAACAGATTCAGAATACGACAAATGTAAATGCAGTCAGCCTCTATACTTCTCTAACAATGGAGACACAAGGGTGGTGTTAGATAGGCCTGGCTTATTCTTCTTTATGAGCGGCGTAACAGGCCATTGTGAGCGTGGTCAGAAGATGATTGTCAAGGTCTTAGACGTTGAAACCCCACCTCAATCCCATCATAAGAATGCTGCCCTTCGTTTGATCCAAATGAAGCCCATTATGATTGGCTATTTccttttgtattttactctcTCTTTCATTTTAGACTTTATcgactttattaaattttttgagcaagtcttgtatgagatcttCTTATTGTGA